Proteins co-encoded in one Kutzneria chonburiensis genomic window:
- a CDS encoding 3-oxoacyl-[acyl-carrier-protein] synthase III C-terminal domain-containing protein — protein sequence MPIGLSKVAVQLPGRSEPVQDILLRAGRDAMERKMFAKVHGLRESPTLADHEQLEDLFVAAGRAALDGGTAGLVLYGHTMLTQEFGLRGGFPDRVRARLGLSGSRFFGLSHVNCTSVLRSLDFARRYLARYPKERVLVLGGDHGSVHDVARVIPGIAIGGDGVVGLTVAAQGRYRYLGGVTSRDLRFHRNMRMSPREAEEFSRVCCDETVNTLHRAVKAVGLSVDELDWVLPHLSNRMFWGSVSRRAGIPREKVLLDLIPLCGHNFGADALMALDHADRTGRLRPGDRCALVSVAQGAYFHTAIVEVEEDS from the coding sequence ATGCCGATCGGACTGTCCAAAGTGGCCGTCCAGCTGCCCGGACGGTCCGAGCCGGTGCAGGACATCCTGCTGCGCGCCGGGCGGGACGCCATGGAGCGCAAGATGTTCGCCAAGGTGCACGGCCTGCGGGAGAGCCCGACGCTGGCCGACCACGAACAGCTCGAGGACCTGTTCGTGGCGGCCGGCCGGGCCGCGCTCGACGGCGGCACGGCCGGCCTGGTGCTCTACGGGCACACCATGCTGACGCAGGAGTTCGGGCTGCGCGGCGGATTCCCGGACCGGGTCCGGGCCCGGCTCGGCCTGTCCGGCAGCCGGTTCTTCGGCCTGTCGCACGTGAACTGCACGTCGGTGTTGCGGTCCTTGGACTTTGCTCGGCGCTACCTGGCCCGCTACCCCAAGGAACGGGTGCTGGTACTGGGCGGCGACCACGGCAGCGTGCACGACGTGGCCCGCGTGATCCCCGGCATCGCCATCGGCGGCGACGGGGTTGTCGGCCTCACGGTCGCGGCACAGGGCCGTTATCGGTATCTCGGCGGCGTGACCAGCCGTGATCTTCGGTTCCACCGCAACATGCGGATGTCGCCGCGAGAAGCCGAGGAGTTCAGCCGGGTCTGCTGCGACGAGACCGTGAACACGCTGCATCGTGCGGTGAAAGCCGTCGGCCTGAGCGTGGACGAGCTGGACTGGGTGCTGCCGCACCTGTCCAACCGGATGTTCTGGGGCAGCGTGAGCCGCCGCGCCGGCATCCCGCGGGAGAAGGTCCTGCTGGACCTGATCCCGTTGTGCGGGCACAACTTCGGCGCGGACGCGCTGATGGCGCTTGACCACGCCGACCGCACCGGCCGGCTGCGCCCCGGTGACCGCTGTGCCCTGGTCTCGGTGGCCCAGGGCGCGTACTTCCACACCGCGATCGTCGAAGTCGAGGAGGACTCATGA
- a CDS encoding acyl carrier protein produces the protein MMNREEIVAHLRVALSAVLNKEVGELSPESRLFEDLALDSTSVIELLMSLEDTIGLEIDPDELGPEVFQTVGSLTDYIEHGFAKAAV, from the coding sequence ATGATGAACCGCGAAGAGATCGTCGCCCACCTGCGTGTCGCCCTGTCGGCCGTGCTCAACAAGGAGGTCGGCGAGCTGTCGCCGGAGTCCCGCCTGTTCGAGGACCTGGCGCTGGACTCGACCAGCGTGATCGAGCTGCTGATGTCGTTGGAGGACACCATCGGCCTGGAGATCGACCCTGACGAGCTGGGCCCCGAGGTGTTCCAGACCGTGGGCAGCCTGACCGACTACATCGAGCACGGCTTCGCCAAGGCCGCGGTCTGA
- a CDS encoding type III PLP-dependent enzyme: MRIQGIEYEELAGRFGTPLYVYDGDVLTDTITGLRNALHPKLEIFYSLKANPNVSVYAALKAGGARAEVSSLVELRTVLQAGTAPEDVIFLGPGKSECELRACVETGVYAIVCESFDELDHIERIAAQWGVYQRVLLRINPALAISGSRLTMGGKPRQFGIDEEQVLAAGDLTAKYLHADVAGIQVYMGTRILDADVVGKNTRYILDLAERVAEACNIRLDTVDIGGGLGVAYFDGEQDIDAVDVATEINPLLDKFVGAHPETRLIMESGRFLAGRAGTYVMGVRYVKESMGERFAIADGGTHHHMAAVGIGSFVKRNFPAALLSNREDVGEPESWNVTGPLCTPNDSVLKHAELPALKAGDLIGILNSGAYGPTASPGLFLSHGYPAEVLVTGGEAHLVRRRDEAEDLLRHQILVHTTKES, from the coding sequence ATGAGGATCCAGGGCATCGAGTACGAGGAGCTGGCCGGGCGCTTCGGCACGCCGCTCTACGTCTACGACGGCGACGTGCTCACCGACACGATCACCGGGCTGCGCAACGCCTTGCACCCCAAGCTGGAGATCTTCTACTCGCTCAAGGCCAACCCGAACGTCAGCGTGTACGCCGCGCTGAAGGCCGGTGGCGCCCGGGCCGAGGTCTCGTCCCTGGTGGAGCTTCGCACCGTGTTGCAGGCCGGCACCGCGCCCGAGGACGTCATCTTCCTCGGCCCCGGCAAGAGCGAGTGCGAGTTGCGGGCCTGCGTCGAGACCGGCGTGTACGCCATCGTCTGCGAATCCTTCGACGAGCTCGACCACATCGAGCGGATCGCCGCGCAATGGGGCGTGTACCAACGGGTTCTGCTGCGGATCAACCCGGCGCTGGCGATCAGCGGCTCGCGGCTGACCATGGGCGGCAAGCCCCGCCAGTTCGGCATCGACGAGGAGCAGGTGCTGGCCGCCGGCGACCTGACGGCGAAGTACCTGCACGCTGACGTCGCCGGAATCCAGGTATACATGGGAACCCGGATCCTCGACGCGGACGTGGTCGGCAAGAACACCCGCTACATCCTCGACCTGGCCGAACGCGTGGCCGAGGCCTGCAACATCCGACTGGACACCGTGGACATCGGTGGCGGGCTCGGCGTGGCCTACTTCGACGGCGAGCAGGACATCGACGCCGTCGACGTGGCCACCGAGATCAACCCGCTGCTGGACAAGTTCGTCGGCGCGCACCCGGAGACCCGGCTGATCATGGAGTCCGGGCGGTTCCTGGCCGGCCGCGCCGGCACGTACGTGATGGGTGTGCGCTACGTCAAGGAGTCGATGGGGGAGCGCTTCGCCATCGCCGACGGCGGCACGCACCACCACATGGCGGCGGTCGGCATCGGGTCGTTCGTCAAGCGCAACTTCCCGGCCGCGCTGCTGTCCAACCGCGAGGACGTGGGCGAGCCCGAGTCGTGGAACGTCACCGGTCCGCTGTGCACGCCCAACGACTCCGTGCTCAAGCACGCCGAGCTGCCGGCGCTCAAGGCCGGCGACCTGATCGGCATCCTCAACTCCGGCGCGTACGGCCCGACGGCCTCGCCCGGCCTGTTCCTCAGCCACGGCTACCCGGCCGAGGTCCTCGTCACCGGCGGCGAGGCGCACCTGGTGCGCCGCCGCGACGAGGCTGAAGACCTGCTCCGCCACCAGATCCTCGTGCACACCACCAAGGAGTCATGA